A single Streptomyces sp. Edi2 DNA region contains:
- a CDS encoding PLP-dependent aminotransferase family protein, whose product MPESWVNSAESLGADLHLELTGPGSRRAVLIRALRDAVRSGRLAPGTRLPPYRSLAADLGIARNTAADAYAELVAEGWLSARQGSGTRVAQGHLPDNIRGRPEPLTPTRAPVHRAPATRRPHNLLQGQPDAASFPRTAWLAAARRALTAAPHDAFGPGDPRGRPELRRALADYLARTRGVRTDPERIIICSGFAHALRLLLPAVLPGPLAVESYGLPFHRHLLTTAGLRTHPLNLDEHGAETAQLARLDGLGAALLTPAHQFPTGVPLHPDRRAAAINWARATGGFILEDDYDGEFRYDRKPVGALQGLDPDHVVYIGSVSKSLSPAVRLGWMVLPDRLVDAVLEAKGEREAWAGVTDQLTLAEFLTHGAYDRHIRRMRQRYRRRRDQLVDAVTTHAPHLTVTGLSAGLHAVLQLPDDATESDEQRALRAARRQGLALDGLSGYRHPAATMPARHGLVIGYATPSDSAFSGALEALRLALVSEG is encoded by the coding sequence ATGCCGGAATCATGGGTCAATTCTGCCGAGAGTCTGGGCGCCGATCTGCATCTGGAGCTGACCGGACCCGGCAGCCGCCGCGCCGTCCTCATCCGGGCGCTGCGGGACGCCGTACGGTCCGGCCGCCTGGCTCCCGGCACCCGCCTGCCGCCCTACCGCTCGCTCGCCGCCGACCTCGGCATCGCCCGTAACACCGCCGCCGACGCCTACGCCGAACTGGTGGCGGAAGGCTGGCTGAGCGCCCGCCAGGGCTCCGGCACCCGCGTCGCCCAGGGGCACCTCCCGGACAACATCCGGGGGAGGCCGGAGCCGCTGACGCCCACCCGCGCCCCGGTCCACCGCGCCCCGGCGACCCGCCGCCCGCACAACCTCCTCCAGGGACAGCCGGACGCCGCGTCCTTCCCGCGCACCGCCTGGCTGGCCGCCGCCCGCCGTGCGCTGACCGCCGCCCCGCACGACGCCTTCGGCCCCGGCGACCCCCGTGGCCGCCCCGAACTGCGCCGCGCGCTCGCCGACTACCTGGCCCGCACCCGCGGCGTGCGCACCGACCCCGAACGCATCATCATCTGCTCCGGCTTCGCCCACGCCCTGCGCCTGCTCCTGCCCGCCGTCCTCCCCGGCCCCCTCGCCGTCGAGTCCTACGGCCTCCCCTTCCACCGCCACCTCCTGACCACCGCCGGCCTCCGCACCCACCCCCTCAACCTCGACGAACACGGCGCCGAAACCGCACAGTTGGCACGGCTCGACGGCCTGGGCGCGGCTCTCCTCACCCCCGCCCACCAGTTCCCCACCGGCGTACCGCTCCACCCCGACCGCCGGGCGGCCGCCATCAACTGGGCGCGCGCCACCGGCGGGTTCATCCTGGAGGACGACTACGACGGCGAATTCCGCTACGACCGCAAGCCCGTCGGCGCCCTCCAGGGCCTCGACCCCGACCACGTCGTCTACATCGGCTCGGTCAGCAAGAGCCTGTCCCCCGCGGTGCGCCTGGGCTGGATGGTGCTCCCCGACCGCCTCGTCGACGCCGTACTGGAGGCCAAGGGCGAGCGCGAGGCCTGGGCGGGCGTCACCGACCAGCTCACCCTCGCGGAATTCCTCACCCACGGCGCCTACGACCGGCACATCCGCCGGATGCGTCAGCGCTACCGCAGACGCCGCGACCAACTGGTCGACGCGGTGACCACCCACGCCCCGCACCTCACCGTCACCGGCCTCTCCGCCGGCCTGCACGCCGTCCTCCAACTCCCCGACGACGCGACCGAGTCGGACGAGCAGCGGGCCCTGCGCGCCGCCCGCCGGCAGGGCCTGGCCCTCGACGGCCTCTCCGGCTACCGCCACCCCGCCGCCACCATGCCGGCCCGCCACGGCCTGGTCATCGGCTACGCGACGCCCAGCGACAGCGCCTTCTCCGGCGCCCTGGAGGCGCTGCGTCTGGCCTTGGTCTCCGAAGGCTGA
- a CDS encoding PLP-dependent aminotransferase family protein, giving the protein MENSWATFGRDLHLDLTGPGGLRAALLRALRDAVRSGRLAPGTRLPSSRSLAADLGIARNTVADAYAELIAEGWLSARQGSGTRVAERVLPRATPTARRAPGPSDAARAVGPAGRADRPRFALTPGTPDVSAFPRTAWLAAARRALATAPSEAFGYNTSHGRPELRTVLADYLARARGVRADPDRIVICAGFMQGLALLSRVLGTGRLAVESYGLDFHRAVITRAGLRTVALPVDERGARTDELTALDDVRAALLTPAHQFPTGVPLHPDRRAAAINWARATGGFILEDDYDGEFRYDRKPVGALQGLDPDHVVYLGTASKSLAPALRLAWMVLPERLVDPVLALKSTGEWQSGALDQLTLAEFLSSGAYDRHLRGMRLRYRRRRDQLVAALADHAPQVRVSGIAAGLHAVLELPPGTEQAILRAARRQGLALDGLSRYHDPTAPPASRDALVVAYGTPPDHSFAGAVDALLKALPSGELPSGE; this is encoded by the coding sequence ATGGAGAATTCCTGGGCCACTTTCGGGCGGGATCTGCACCTGGACCTCACCGGTCCCGGCGGTCTGCGCGCCGCGCTGCTGCGGGCGCTGCGGGACGCCGTACGGTCCGGCCGCCTGGCCCCCGGCACCCGGCTGCCCTCCTCCCGCTCGCTCGCCGCCGACCTCGGCATCGCCCGTAACACCGTCGCCGACGCCTACGCCGAACTGATCGCCGAGGGCTGGCTCAGCGCCCGTCAGGGCTCCGGCACCCGCGTCGCCGAGCGGGTCCTGCCGCGGGCCACGCCCACCGCCCGGCGCGCCCCCGGCCCATCCGACGCAGCCCGCGCGGTCGGCCCGGCCGGCCGCGCCGACCGGCCGCGCTTCGCCCTCACCCCGGGCACCCCCGACGTCTCCGCCTTCCCCCGCACCGCCTGGCTGGCCGCCGCCCGCCGTGCGCTGGCCACCGCCCCCAGCGAGGCCTTCGGCTACAACACCTCCCACGGCCGCCCCGAGCTGCGTACCGTCCTCGCCGACTACCTCGCCCGCGCCCGTGGCGTACGCGCCGACCCCGACCGCATCGTCATCTGCGCCGGTTTCATGCAGGGGCTGGCCCTGCTCAGCCGCGTCCTGGGCACCGGGCGGCTGGCCGTCGAGTCGTACGGCCTCGACTTCCACCGCGCCGTCATCACCCGCGCGGGCCTGCGCACCGTTGCGCTCCCCGTGGACGAACGCGGCGCCCGCACCGACGAGCTGACCGCCCTCGACGACGTACGCGCGGCCCTCCTCACCCCCGCCCACCAGTTCCCCACCGGCGTACCGCTCCACCCCGACCGCCGGGCGGCCGCCATCAACTGGGCGCGCGCCACCGGCGGGTTCATCCTGGAGGACGACTACGACGGCGAATTCCGCTACGACCGCAAGCCCGTCGGCGCCCTCCAGGGCCTCGACCCCGACCACGTCGTCTACCTGGGCACCGCGAGCAAGAGCCTCGCCCCCGCGCTACGGCTCGCCTGGATGGTGCTGCCGGAACGCCTGGTCGATCCGGTGCTCGCCCTCAAAAGCACCGGCGAATGGCAGTCCGGGGCGCTGGACCAGCTCACTCTCGCCGAGTTCCTGTCCTCCGGCGCCTACGACCGCCACCTTCGCGGTATGCGGCTGCGCTACCGACGCCGCCGCGATCAACTGGTGGCCGCCCTGGCCGACCACGCACCCCAGGTCCGTGTCTCCGGCATCGCCGCCGGCCTGCACGCCGTACTGGAACTCCCGCCCGGCACCGAACAGGCCATCCTCCGGGCCGCCCGCCGGCAGGGCCTCGCCCTGGACGGCCTGAGCCGCTACCACGACCCGACCGCCCCACCGGCCTCCCGCGACGCACTGGTAGTGGCTTACGGCACCCCGCCTGACCACTCCTTCGCGGGAGCCGTGGACGCCTTGCTCAAGGCGCTGCCATCAGGGGAGCTGCCATCAGGGGAGTAG
- a CDS encoding putative immunity protein translates to MILPKVRDPRFVTIRRGGTLTDADHHLLALWAASCAEHVLDLFASDRPEDPRPRQAIEHARAWVRGEVKMMQARAAGGHAMGAARDLRGAARHAAYAAGQAGAVAHVAAHELGAAAYAIKAARAAAPEGEAEAAGRRECQWQRDQLPEQIRELVLDDQRLRNDICWSVFDC, encoded by the coding sequence ATGATCCTCCCCAAGGTCCGGGACCCTCGCTTCGTGACGATCCGCCGCGGTGGGACCCTCACCGATGCGGATCACCACCTCCTCGCCCTATGGGCGGCATCCTGCGCGGAGCACGTCCTTGACCTCTTCGCGTCGGACCGGCCCGAGGACCCGAGGCCGCGTCAGGCGATCGAGCATGCCCGCGCCTGGGTGCGTGGCGAGGTCAAGATGATGCAGGCGCGCGCGGCGGGAGGCCATGCCATGGGCGCGGCCCGGGACCTGCGCGGTGCGGCACGGCATGCCGCGTACGCCGCCGGCCAGGCCGGGGCCGTCGCACACGTCGCCGCGCACGAGCTCGGTGCGGCCGCCTATGCGATCAAGGCCGCACGTGCTGCCGCGCCGGAAGGCGAGGCCGAGGCCGCCGGGCGGCGCGAGTGCCAGTGGCAGCGTGACCAGCTCCCGGAGCAGATCCGGGAGCTCGTACTCGACGACCAGCGGCTGCGGAACGACATCTGCTGGTCGGTGTTCGACTGCTGA
- a CDS encoding GNAT family N-acetyltransferase gives MTDPEGAQVPGQLPGGLMLRRPTPADHPRLQVALAEWWGGLGGEAGALQRQLLVPRLFLQHFADTSFLVERPDGTLHAFLIGFLSQTDPGTAYIHFVGVCPRGRRGGIGSALYDRFFATARAAGRSRVRCITSPNNRDSIAYHTRMGFRLEPGDRCDEHGVPVHEDYDGPGLDRVSFVREL, from the coding sequence ATGACCGATCCTGAAGGTGCCCAGGTACCGGGGCAGCTGCCCGGCGGGCTGATGCTGCGCCGCCCCACCCCTGCGGACCACCCACGGCTCCAGGTGGCCCTGGCCGAGTGGTGGGGTGGCCTGGGGGGCGAGGCGGGCGCGCTGCAGCGTCAGTTGCTCGTACCGCGCCTCTTTCTGCAGCACTTCGCCGACACCAGCTTCCTGGTCGAGCGCCCGGACGGGACCCTGCACGCCTTCCTGATCGGTTTCCTCTCCCAGACGGACCCCGGGACCGCCTACATCCACTTCGTGGGCGTGTGCCCGCGGGGCCGGAGGGGCGGCATCGGCAGCGCCCTGTACGACCGTTTCTTCGCCACGGCCCGCGCGGCAGGCCGCAGCCGGGTCCGCTGCATCACCAGCCCCAACAACCGCGACTCCATCGCGTACCACACCCGCATGGGCTTCCGGCTGGAGCCGGGCGACCGGTGCGACGAGCACGGCGTACCGGTGCACGAGGATTACGACGGGCCGGGGCTCGACCGGGTGTCGTTCGTGCGGGAGTTGTGA
- a CDS encoding MFS transporter, with protein MRYRQSLGREFGWLWAAFAASAAGTWLSLDAFPLIAVLVLHSGTAQVSVLSAAGLAVGALIAIPLGPWVEFRRKRPVMVGMDLLRFAALLTVPAAYALGRLSFAQLVVVSVIVAAANILFTSASGAYLKALVRPDDLLVANGRFETTTWTATALGPPLGGVAIGVFGPLTTVVANAVSFLLSALGIKAIGGREAQPPDRPAQRFTMADVVEGWRYILGHPHLRPLFFNTGLVNALIMATMPLLTVLLLHDLGFAPWQYGLAFGVSCIGGLVGSRLARPLVTRFGQHRVLLTAGTLRACWSLGLGFIGPGPWGLALIIVVEFGLILCMGIFTPVFATYRLAHTATDRVTRTLSAWSITSSTTTAAMTACWGLLAGLIGTRTAITLAGALLLTTPLLLPRRTPAPQAAPREPVGGPAGEQA; from the coding sequence ATGAGATACCGGCAGTCGCTGGGCCGGGAGTTCGGATGGTTGTGGGCCGCGTTCGCCGCCAGCGCCGCCGGGACCTGGCTTTCGCTCGACGCGTTCCCGCTCATCGCCGTCCTGGTGCTGCACAGCGGCACGGCACAGGTGTCCGTGCTGTCCGCGGCAGGCCTGGCGGTGGGGGCCTTGATCGCGATCCCGCTGGGACCGTGGGTGGAGTTCCGTCGTAAGCGGCCGGTCATGGTGGGCATGGACCTGCTCCGGTTCGCGGCGTTGCTGACGGTGCCCGCCGCGTACGCGCTCGGCAGGCTGAGCTTCGCCCAGCTCGTCGTCGTCTCGGTGATCGTCGCGGCTGCCAACATCCTGTTCACCTCCGCGAGCGGCGCGTACCTGAAGGCCCTGGTGAGGCCCGACGACCTCTTGGTGGCCAACGGCAGGTTCGAGACCACGACCTGGACGGCGACCGCGCTCGGTCCGCCCCTGGGAGGTGTCGCCATCGGGGTGTTCGGGCCGTTGACGACGGTGGTCGCGAACGCGGTCAGCTTCCTGCTCTCCGCACTGGGGATCAAGGCGATCGGCGGCCGGGAAGCGCAGCCGCCGGACCGCCCCGCGCAACGCTTCACCATGGCCGATGTCGTTGAGGGCTGGCGCTACATCCTGGGCCACCCCCACCTGCGACCGCTGTTCTTCAACACCGGCCTGGTGAACGCGCTGATCATGGCGACCATGCCGCTGCTGACCGTCCTCCTCCTGCACGACCTGGGCTTTGCGCCGTGGCAGTACGGCCTGGCCTTCGGCGTGTCGTGCATCGGTGGTCTCGTCGGCTCGCGGCTCGCCCGGCCCTTGGTCACGAGGTTCGGACAGCACCGGGTGCTGCTCACCGCCGGCACCCTGCGGGCGTGCTGGTCCCTGGGGCTGGGGTTCATCGGCCCCGGCCCCTGGGGACTCGCGCTCATCATCGTTGTCGAGTTCGGCCTGATCCTGTGCATGGGGATCTTCACGCCGGTGTTCGCCACCTACCGGCTCGCCCACACCGCCACCGACCGCGTGACCCGGACCCTGTCGGCGTGGTCCATCACGAGCAGCACCACCACCGCGGCCATGACGGCGTGCTGGGGACTGCTCGCCGGCCTCATCGGCACCCGCACCGCCATCACCCTCGCCGGTGCGCTCCTCCTGACCACGCCCCTCCTCCTGCCCCGCCGCACGCCCGCCCCGCAGGCCGCCCCTCGAGAGCCCGTCGGGGGGCCCGCCGGGGAGCAGGCATGA
- a CDS encoding carboxymuconolactone decarboxylase family protein — MTPQTAQQTAQPTPTTSAAQAAQTPQAAQPEHRHGPRLPWAKLAPEVYKAMIALEVAAKKDLDPALVELVKIRASQLNHCAFCLDMHVKDARAAGETEQRIYLLNAWEEAADFYSPKEQAALALTEAITLLTEGFVPDAVYDRAAGHFGQAELAHLIALITTINAWNRFGVSTRMAPGQA, encoded by the coding sequence ATGACGCCACAGACAGCTCAGCAGACAGCACAGCCCACACCGACCACTTCGGCAGCTCAGGCCGCACAGACACCTCAGGCGGCGCAGCCCGAACACCGGCACGGCCCCCGCCTGCCCTGGGCGAAGCTCGCGCCGGAGGTCTACAAGGCCATGATCGCGCTGGAGGTGGCGGCGAAGAAGGACCTCGACCCGGCGCTGGTCGAGCTGGTGAAGATCCGTGCCTCGCAGCTCAATCACTGCGCGTTCTGCCTCGACATGCACGTCAAGGACGCCCGTGCGGCCGGCGAGACCGAGCAGCGGATCTACCTCCTCAACGCCTGGGAGGAGGCCGCCGACTTCTACTCCCCCAAGGAGCAGGCCGCACTCGCCCTCACCGAAGCCATCACCCTGCTCACCGAGGGCTTCGTTCCCGATGCCGTCTACGACCGCGCCGCCGGCCACTTCGGCCAGGCCGAACTGGCCCACCTGATCGCGCTGATCACCACCATCAACGCCTGGAACCGCTTCGGCGTGTCCACCCGCATGGCCCCGGGACAGGCATGA
- a CDS encoding SRPBCC family protein has protein sequence MSGFRSTDHRSTDHRSTGIRRAGLRATGFRRTGARGAGVRAALFAVPLTLALGLLGTAAVPAGAAGPHPSRTTHPSHPSHPGTSLTCRGKGVDPDARVRHRTETVIHAPLRRIWKLQTDVEHWPSWQAPVETAKRLDHGPFRKGSAFRWTTPIPPNPSTPATGLEITSTVQQLKRHSCLRWTGPAIGEGLRIDGVHVWNFTEVKGGVRVSTEETHAGAQVEADVPTATKILREGLEAWLRNLKSAAEARVHHPQH, from the coding sequence ATGTCCGGCTTCCGCAGCACTGACCACCGCAGTACTGACCACCGCAGCACCGGGATTCGCAGGGCCGGTTTACGCGCCACCGGCTTCCGCAGGACCGGTGCCCGCGGCGCCGGCGTCCGCGCCGCCCTGTTCGCCGTCCCGCTCACCCTCGCTCTCGGCCTCCTCGGCACCGCCGCCGTGCCCGCGGGGGCGGCCGGCCCCCACCCCTCCCGCACCACTCACCCCTCCCACCCGTCCCACCCCGGCACGTCCCTCACCTGCCGGGGGAAGGGCGTCGACCCCGACGCCCGCGTCCGCCACCGGACCGAGACCGTGATCCACGCCCCGCTGCGCCGCATCTGGAAGCTGCAGACCGACGTGGAGCACTGGCCGTCCTGGCAGGCCCCCGTCGAGACCGCGAAACGCCTCGACCACGGTCCCTTCCGCAAGGGTTCGGCATTCCGGTGGACGACCCCGATACCCCCCAACCCCTCAACTCCCGCTACCGGTCTCGAGATCACCTCGACCGTCCAGCAGCTCAAGCGCCACTCCTGCCTGCGCTGGACCGGCCCCGCGATCGGCGAAGGGCTGCGCATCGACGGTGTCCACGTATGGAACTTCACCGAGGTCAAGGGCGGCGTCCGCGTGAGCACCGAGGAGACCCACGCCGGCGCCCAGGTCGAAGCGGACGTGCCCACCGCGACCAAGATCCTGCGCGAGGGCCTGGAGGCATGGCTGCGCAACCTGAAGTCCGCCGCCGAGGCCCGGGTTCACCACCCGCAGCACTGA
- a CDS encoding carboxymuconolactone decarboxylase family protein: MTNTAQVSEAGTGNSVDAGNSAGTGDPAEGAAIRSPRVNFAKAAPKAFKALIGFDAAAREGLDPTLVELVQIRSSQLNKCAYCLHMHTSDARKAGESAERLHMVAVWEEAAHFFTAKERAALALTEAVTLVAQGGVPDEVYEHAARHFEEAELARLLALIFTINTWNRIAISTGKVPGTDER; the protein is encoded by the coding sequence ATGACGAATACAGCGCAGGTCAGCGAAGCGGGCACGGGGAACTCGGTGGACGCGGGGAACTCGGCGGGCACGGGGGACCCGGCGGAGGGGGCGGCGATCCGCAGTCCCCGGGTCAATTTCGCCAAGGCCGCCCCGAAGGCCTTCAAGGCCCTGATCGGCTTCGATGCCGCTGCGCGGGAGGGCCTGGACCCCACCCTGGTCGAACTGGTCCAGATCCGTTCCTCGCAGCTCAACAAGTGTGCGTACTGCCTCCATATGCACACCTCCGACGCCCGCAAGGCCGGCGAGAGCGCGGAGCGGCTGCACATGGTGGCCGTCTGGGAGGAGGCGGCGCACTTCTTCACCGCGAAGGAGCGGGCGGCGCTGGCCCTCACCGAGGCCGTGACGCTGGTCGCCCAGGGAGGAGTGCCGGACGAGGTCTACGAGCATGCCGCCCGCCACTTCGAGGAGGCGGAGCTGGCCCGGCTGCTGGCGCTGATCTTCACGATCAATACGTGGAACCGGATCGCGATCAGCACGGGGAAGGTGCCGGGGACGGACGAGCGGTAG
- a CDS encoding isocitrate lyase/phosphoenolpyruvate mutase family protein codes for MTATALRALHHGPRLPLVLPGPWDAASARVFADAGFPALATPSAGIAASLGYEDGRTPADEMFAAVARIVRSVDIPVSADVEAGYGLSAKELVGRLMDAGAVGCNLEDTDPATGALRDPLEQADWLAAVRAEAGEALVLNARIDTYLHGVRGTEEAVRRGRMYAAAGADCVYPILAPPPELAALAAGIGLPVNAVVTPDGPTPRELGALGAARVTFGPGLQHRAMTAVAGMAEQLREELAAEG; via the coding sequence GTGACAGCCACCGCGCTGCGCGCGCTGCACCACGGGCCCCGGCTGCCGCTGGTCCTCCCCGGCCCCTGGGACGCGGCCAGTGCAAGGGTGTTCGCGGACGCCGGCTTCCCGGCGCTCGCCACCCCCAGTGCGGGCATCGCGGCCTCTCTCGGATACGAGGACGGCCGGACGCCGGCCGACGAGATGTTCGCGGCCGTCGCACGGATCGTGCGGTCCGTGGACATCCCGGTCTCGGCCGATGTGGAGGCCGGATACGGGCTGTCCGCAAAGGAATTGGTGGGCCGCCTCATGGACGCCGGGGCGGTGGGCTGCAACCTGGAGGACACCGACCCTGCCACCGGCGCCCTGCGGGACCCGCTGGAGCAGGCGGACTGGCTGGCCGCGGTCCGGGCCGAGGCCGGCGAGGCACTGGTGCTCAACGCCCGGATCGACACCTATCTGCACGGTGTCCGCGGCACCGAGGAGGCGGTCCGGCGCGGCCGGATGTACGCGGCCGCGGGCGCCGACTGCGTCTATCCGATCCTCGCCCCGCCCCCGGAACTGGCCGCGCTGGCCGCCGGTATCGGCCTCCCCGTCAATGCCGTGGTGACACCGGACGGTCCCACCCCGCGCGAACTCGGCGCCCTCGGCGCGGCCCGGGTCACCTTCGGCCCCGGTCTCCAGCACCGGGCGATGACAGCGGTGGCGGGGATGGCGGAGCAACTGCGGGAGGAACTGGCGGCGGAGGGGTGA